In Populus trichocarpa isolate Nisqually-1 chromosome 16, P.trichocarpa_v4.1, whole genome shotgun sequence, a genomic segment contains:
- the LOC7484008 gene encoding putative pentatricopeptide repeat-containing protein At5g52630, producing the protein MLQHAPKRPLYVPLQNILTKSQHQNPIIKTQSLSQEGTITPQNPPNRFCSEKKYGHICDLLLSQTRSRSLLKGQQIHAHIIKSGLQVIPLVCHYLINFYSKTQLPLLSSQVFEESERKSSTTWSSVISSFAQNEEPVLAIQYFCRMIGENLCPDDHIFPSATKACAILGRCDVGKSVHCLVIKTGYDVDVFVGSSLVDMYAKCGDIKEARNVFDEMPHRNVVSWSGMIYGYTQLGEHEEAMRLFKEALLEGLDVNDFTLSSVIRVCGSATLLELGKQIHGLCFKTSYDLSGFVGSSLISLYSKCGLIEGAYRVFDEVPIKNLGMWNAMLIACAQHAHTKEAFDLFTKMENAGMRPNFITFLCVLYACSHAGLVEEGKKYFALMKKYEIEPGTQHYASMVDLLGRAGKLQEALSVIKGMPTEPTESVWGAFITGCRIHGNTDLAAFAADKVFELGAVSSGLHVMLSNAYAAAGRYEDAAKARKMLRDRGVKKETGLSWIEEGNRVHKFAAGDRFHVRMKEIYQKLEDLGEEMERAGYVADTSFVLREVGSEEKNQTIRYHSERLAIAFGLISIPLGRPIRIMKNLRVCGDCHNAIKFISKLSGRVIIVRDNNRFHRFEDGKCSCADYW; encoded by the coding sequence aTGCTTCAGCATGCCCCTAAAAGACCACTGTATGTGCCCTTACAAAATATCTTAACAAAATCCCAGCACcaaaatccaataataaaaacCCAATCTTTGTCTCAAGAAGGCACCATAACCCCACAAAATCCACCAAACCGATTTTGTTCTGAAAAGAAGTATGGGCACATATGTGACCTCCTTTTGTCACAAACTCGCTCAAGGTCTCTGTTAAAGGGCCAACAAATTCATGCCCATATAATAAAATCTGGCCTACAAGTAATCCCTCTCGTTTGCCATTACCTTATCAACTTTTATTCGAAGACACAGCTGCCCCTTCTTTCCAGCCAAGTTTTCGAAGAGAGTGAAAGAAAATCATCGACTACTTGGAGCTCTGTTATATCCTCATTTGCACAGAATGAGGAACCGGTGCTTGCCATTCAGTACTTTTGTCGGATGATTGGCGAAAATCTATGCCCTGATGATCATATCTTTCCCAGTGCTACTAAAGCGTGTGCGATTTTGGGGAGATGTGATGTTGGGAAATCTGTGCATTGTCTGGTTATTAAAACTGGGTATGATGTTGATGTGTTTGTTGGGAGTTCTTTGGTTGATATGTATGCCAAGTGTGGGGATATTAAGGAAGCGAGGaatgtgtttgatgaaatgccgCATAGGAATGTGGTTTCTTGGAGTGGGATGATTTATGGGTATACTCAATTGGGTGAACATGAGGAGGCTATGAGGTTGTTTAAAGAGGCTTTATTAGAAGGTTTAGATGTGAATGATTTTACGCTTTCAAGTGTAATTAGGGTGTGTGGTAGTGCTACATTGCTTGAACTTGGGAAGCAAATACATGGGTTGTGTTTCAAAACGAGTTATGATTTGTCGGGTTTCGTAGGTAGTTCTTTGATTTCCTTGTATTCGAAGTGTGGTCTTATTGAAGGAGCTTATAGGGTTTTTGATGAGGTGCCTATTAAGAATCTTGGAATGTGGAATGCTATGCTGATCGCTTGTGCTCAACATGCACATACGAAGGAAGCATTTGATTTGTTTACGAAGATGGAAAATGCTGGGATGAGACCAAATTTTATTACCTTTTTATGTGTGCTTTACGCTTGTAGCCATGCAGGGTTAGttgaagaaggaaagaaatattttgcACTCATGAAGAAGTATGAGATTGAGCCAGGGACCCAACATTATGCTTCTATGGTGGACTTACTTGGCCGTGCTGGAAAATTGCAGGAAGCACTTTCGGTTATCAAGGGAATGCCTACAGAACCAACAGAATCTGTGTGGGGAGCTTTCATAACAGGGTGTCGCATTCATGGGAACACTGACTTGGCAGCCTTTGCAGCTGATAAAGTCTTTGAGTTGGGTGCTGTAAGTTCAGGTTTGCATGTGATGTTATCGAATGCTTATGCAGCTGCTGGAAGGTATGAGGATGCAGCCAAAGCTAGAAAGATGCTTAGGGACCGAGGGGTGAAGAAGGAAACTGGATTGAGTTGGATCGAGGAGGGAAATAGAGTTCACAAATTTGCAGCAGGGGATAGGTTTCATGTCAGAATGAAAGAAATTTACCAGAAATTGGAGGACTTGGGAGAGGAAATGGAGAGAGCTGGTTATGTTGCAGACACAAGTTTTGTGCTGCGAGAGGTGGGTAGTGAAGAGAAAAACCAGACCATTAGGTACCATAGTGAAAGACTGGCCATTGCATTTGGGCTCATTTCCATCCCACTTGGCAGGCCAATCAGGATTATGAAGAACTTGCGAGTTTGCGGTGATTGTCATAATGCAATCAAGTTTATTTCCAAACTCTCTGGGAGAGTAATCATTGTGAGAGATAACAACCGGTTCCATCGTTTTGAAGATGGAAAATGCTCTTGTGCTGACTATTGGTGA